The following proteins are encoded in a genomic region of Maribacter hydrothermalis:
- a CDS encoding heme-binding domain-containing protein, which produces MKVLKIIGWFALIALVVIQFFPMDYNQSKTVPQADFMLVNKVPTTVEKSMHISCYDCHSNNTEYPWYSQIQPAAWFLEGHIKEGKAELNFNEWEDYSNRRKKSKLRSIIKQIESGEMPMDNYTLFHRDAIFSEKEKEAVLNYMKTLKDDLE; this is translated from the coding sequence TTGAAAGTTTTAAAAATCATAGGGTGGTTCGCATTAATTGCTCTTGTGGTCATTCAGTTCTTTCCGATGGATTATAACCAAAGTAAGACTGTACCGCAAGCAGATTTTATGCTTGTCAATAAGGTACCAACAACAGTCGAAAAATCGATGCATATTTCCTGCTACGATTGCCATAGTAACAATACAGAATATCCTTGGTATAGCCAGATTCAGCCAGCTGCTTGGTTTTTGGAAGGCCATATTAAAGAAGGAAAAGCAGAATTGAATTTTAACGAATGGGAAGATTATTCAAATAGAAGAAAGAAAAGTAAGCTACGGTCTATTATCAAACAAATAGAAAGTGGCGAGATGCCTATGGATAACTACACGCTTTTTCATAGAGATGCTATTTTTTCAGAAAAGGAAAAGGAAGCAGTATTGAATTATATGAAAACTTTAAAAGATGATTTAGAGTAA
- a CDS encoding DUF3347 domain-containing protein → MKIIKRSIGTVVLVATMILTVSCKDANKDEVPSSISNEVMLEEMDSSKDMTMSDSQDAMAEAILKGYFNLKDALVGDDNDKAKMLGSTLAKSLGNLDKSTYSESQQKELTDIIEDATEHAEHISESDIKHQREHFKILSKDITDMVAITGTGIKLYEQFCPMYDGGTAWLSTKEEVRNPYYGSQMLKCGKVQREIN, encoded by the coding sequence ATGAAAATAATTAAAAGAAGTATTGGAACGGTAGTCTTAGTTGCTACAATGATTTTAACTGTGTCTTGCAAAGATGCTAATAAGGATGAAGTACCCTCGTCTATAAGCAATGAAGTAATGCTAGAAGAAATGGATAGTTCAAAAGATATGACGATGAGTGATTCTCAAGATGCAATGGCAGAAGCTATTTTAAAAGGTTATTTCAATCTTAAAGATGCTTTAGTGGGAGATGACAATGACAAGGCAAAAATGCTGGGCAGCACTCTTGCAAAATCACTGGGCAATCTTGACAAGTCAACATATTCTGAAAGTCAACAAAAGGAATTAACCGATATAATAGAAGATGCAACAGAACACGCAGAGCATATTTCTGAAAGTGATATTAAACATCAACGTGAGCATTTTAAAATATTGAGCAAAGATATTACAGATATGGTTGCTATAACGGGAACAGGGATAAAGTTGTATGAGCAATTTTGCCCAATGTATGATGGCGGTACAGCTTGGTTAAGCACAAAAGAAGAAGTAAGAAACCCTTACTATGGAAGTCAAATGTTGAAGTGCGGTAAAGTACAACGAGAAATAAACTAA
- a CDS encoding multicopper oxidase domain-containing protein, translating to MKIKFIFFLLLTYSLGGVAQEGNLNNLSVREHNIILRETAVNKAGKDVMGMTVNGTIPGPTLEFTEGDYAVIYVKNEMSVETSVHWHGLLLPNFYDGVPYLNTPPIEPGHTQKYEFPIKQSGTYWYHSHTMLQEQSGVFGSIVIQPKEKVLDYDKELVLMLSDWTNEKPMNVLRNLKRGNEWYGIKKGTATPLNQVIARGVFGAQLNFWRQRMTGADIADVYYPAFLINGEESIEYPEFKPGEKIRLRMINGGASTSFWMTFGGEIPVLVSSDGLDVVPVERNKTFIGVAETYDFIVTVPQEGKMEFRITAQDGSGTASAFIGNGAILPAMDIDRPDKIAMMQKMAKMDMKMGAHALKFQPGKDERFEMKEDYGMQMGKMKGMKMDGEMKMDHSKMEMFKDSMQMDHSKMNGMKMDHSNMVGMDMKKDKTMSGINMKKEDSMSGMKMEGMDMFSEYNYNYLKSPNKTTYDKDVPVKEILLNLTGNMNRYIWSMNGVPLSEADNIKINNKEVTRITFNNLTMMHHPMHLHGHFFRVLNENGEYSPLKHTVNVPPMQKMTIEFYGNNGDEAGDWFFHCHILYHMMGGMARVVSYDTPRDPRMDEFPSSKIIEETDKWYSWGLVDAASHTTGFNLMTSNIRNQFNASFEYGWNENLEGEFTYERYLHDYLRVFGGVNIENSTRDSLNEFSTTAVVGVRYLTPYLFNLDVRVDNKLKPRIGLGRSIMIFPKLSVFGYYEYQIDLGFVDDLPMNQDYLSETVWRAGAEYMLSRNFSLMASYDNRFGTGGGLSVRF from the coding sequence ATGAAAATAAAATTTATATTTTTTTTACTTCTTACTTATTCTCTTGGTGGTGTTGCTCAAGAAGGAAATTTAAATAACCTATCAGTAAGAGAGCATAACATAATCTTACGTGAAACTGCCGTAAACAAAGCAGGAAAAGACGTTATGGGAATGACTGTTAACGGAACAATTCCTGGTCCAACTCTAGAGTTTACCGAAGGAGACTACGCGGTTATTTATGTAAAAAATGAAATGAGTGTAGAAACATCGGTGCATTGGCACGGACTTTTACTTCCTAACTTTTACGATGGTGTACCATACTTAAATACACCACCTATTGAACCAGGACATACACAGAAATACGAATTTCCAATAAAACAATCTGGAACCTATTGGTATCACTCGCATACAATGTTACAAGAGCAAAGTGGTGTATTTGGTTCCATAGTGATTCAACCTAAAGAAAAAGTGTTGGACTATGACAAGGAATTGGTATTGATGTTATCAGATTGGACTAATGAAAAACCAATGAACGTATTACGAAATTTAAAACGAGGTAACGAATGGTACGGTATTAAAAAAGGTACAGCTACACCACTTAACCAAGTAATTGCACGTGGTGTTTTTGGGGCACAACTCAATTTTTGGAGACAGCGAATGACCGGCGCAGATATAGCAGATGTATACTATCCTGCATTTTTAATTAATGGAGAAGAAAGCATTGAGTACCCAGAATTTAAACCTGGTGAAAAAATTCGATTAAGAATGATTAATGGAGGAGCTTCTACCTCTTTTTGGATGACGTTTGGAGGAGAAATACCGGTATTGGTTTCTTCAGATGGATTGGATGTGGTTCCTGTAGAAAGGAATAAGACATTTATAGGTGTAGCCGAAACGTATGATTTTATTGTCACCGTACCTCAAGAAGGTAAGATGGAATTTAGAATTACTGCACAAGATGGTTCTGGTACAGCCTCAGCATTTATAGGTAATGGTGCAATTTTACCTGCAATGGATATTGATCGACCAGATAAAATAGCGATGATGCAGAAAATGGCTAAAATGGATATGAAAATGGGTGCACACGCCTTAAAATTTCAGCCAGGTAAGGATGAGCGTTTTGAGATGAAAGAGGATTACGGGATGCAGATGGGTAAAATGAAGGGAATGAAAATGGATGGAGAAATGAAAATGGATCATTCTAAAATGGAAATGTTTAAAGATTCTATGCAAATGGATCACTCTAAAATGAATGGTATGAAGATGGACCATTCTAATATGGTAGGAATGGATATGAAGAAAGACAAAACAATGTCTGGAATAAATATGAAGAAAGAGGATTCTATGTCAGGAATGAAGATGGAGGGAATGGATATGTTTTCCGAATACAATTACAATTATTTAAAGTCGCCCAACAAAACAACATACGACAAAGATGTTCCCGTTAAGGAAATATTACTAAATCTTACTGGTAATATGAATCGTTACATCTGGAGTATGAATGGTGTACCACTATCTGAGGCGGATAATATCAAAATAAATAATAAGGAAGTTACACGCATTACCTTCAATAACTTGACAATGATGCACCACCCAATGCACTTGCACGGGCATTTCTTTAGAGTACTTAATGAAAATGGAGAATACTCGCCATTAAAGCACACGGTAAATGTGCCACCAATGCAAAAAATGACTATAGAATTTTATGGAAATAATGGCGATGAGGCTGGAGACTGGTTTTTCCATTGCCACATTTTATATCATATGATGGGTGGTATGGCAAGAGTAGTGTCTTATGATACGCCACGAGACCCAAGAATGGATGAATTTCCATCTTCTAAAATTATTGAAGAAACAGATAAATGGTATTCTTGGGGATTGGTAGATGCGGCGTCGCATACTACTGGTTTTAATTTGATGACTTCAAATATTAGAAACCAATTTAATGCTTCTTTTGAATATGGATGGAATGAAAATCTGGAAGGAGAATTTACGTATGAACGGTATCTACACGATTATTTGAGAGTTTTTGGTGGTGTAAACATTGAGAATTCAACACGTGATAGCTTAAATGAGTTTAGCACAACGGCAGTTGTTGGGGTACGCTATTTAACTCCATACTTATTCAATTTAGATGTGCGTGTCGATAATAAATTAAAACCAAGAATTGGTTTAGGACGCAGTATAATGATATTCCCTAAACTGTCTGTATTCGGTTATTATGAATACCAAATAGATTTAGGTTTCGTAGATGATTTACCAATGAACCAAGACTATCTATCCGAAACAGTATGGAGGGCAGGTGCAGAGTATATGCTTTCAAGAAACTTTTCACTTATGGCGAGCTACGATAACCGTTTTGGAACTGGTGGAGGATTATCAGTAAGATTTTAA
- a CDS encoding helix-turn-helix domain-containing protein: protein MENKLFIKNMVCNRCIKAIKRDIDALGIQLKHIELGSIIYEEKSKDDFNNIKTILENNGFEILLAQDQQLVEQTKIELIKLLQKLPLQLEKTLSKYLESTMNIEYSKISKIFSFNEGITIEKYFIKLKIEKVKELIQLQENNFTEISQLLDYSNLTHLSNQFKSKTGLSLTEYKDNNQNFRNPLDKII, encoded by the coding sequence ATGGAAAATAAATTATTCATAAAAAATATGGTGTGCAACCGCTGTATTAAAGCGATAAAAAGGGATATCGATGCATTGGGTATTCAATTAAAACATATTGAATTAGGCTCTATAATATATGAAGAGAAATCTAAAGATGATTTTAATAATATAAAAACAATTTTAGAAAACAACGGTTTTGAAATTCTACTTGCTCAAGACCAGCAATTAGTAGAACAAACTAAAATTGAACTCATCAAATTACTGCAAAAATTACCTTTGCAATTAGAGAAAACACTCTCTAAATATTTAGAAAGTACAATGAATATTGAGTACTCAAAAATCAGTAAGATTTTTTCATTCAATGAAGGTATAACTATAGAAAAATACTTTATCAAATTGAAAATAGAAAAAGTAAAAGAACTGATACAATTACAAGAAAACAACTTTACAGAAATTTCACAACTACTTGATTATAGTAATTTAACACATTTAAGTAATCAATTTAAAAGTAAAACAGGCTTAAGTCTGACAGAGTACAAGGATAATAATCAAAATTTTAGGAATCCTTTAGACAAAATTATTTAA
- a CDS encoding TolC family protein produces the protein MKKLNLISCLFFLTAFVNAQELQSFIEEAIQNNPEVQSFDIKYAIAEEKIKEANWLPNTEFSLGYFVSEPETRVGAQRARIGVKQMLPWFGTLTARENYATSMADAEYVEIAISKRKLALSVSQSYYRLYAIRAKQEVLEENIRLLNTYERLALTSVEVGKASAVDVLRLQIRQNEMQQKKEVLEEEYSAEQTVFNNLLNTDKNALVTIPTEMNIPEIDPINTLDGLALNPELLKYDKLYESVAQSELLNQREGLPMIGFGVDYLPVSERTDAFPSDNGKDILMPMVSVSIPIFNNRYKSISKQNELRQQEINLQKDERLNVLESALSKAVSQRNQSRIAYNTQEQNLKQAKDAEQILIKNYETGTIDFNDVLDIQELQLKFELNQVESIQIYYIQSVLINYLVN, from the coding sequence ATGAAAAAGTTAAATCTAATTAGTTGCTTATTCTTTCTAACTGCATTTGTTAATGCTCAGGAGTTACAATCGTTTATTGAGGAGGCTATTCAAAATAATCCTGAAGTACAGTCATTCGACATTAAATATGCTATTGCTGAAGAGAAGATTAAGGAAGCCAATTGGCTGCCAAATACAGAATTTAGTTTAGGTTATTTCGTGAGTGAACCTGAAACTAGAGTCGGTGCCCAACGGGCAAGAATTGGGGTAAAGCAAATGTTGCCTTGGTTTGGTACGTTAACCGCGCGAGAAAATTATGCAACTTCAATGGCAGATGCCGAGTATGTTGAAATTGCTATATCAAAACGAAAGTTAGCGCTTTCTGTTTCTCAATCGTATTATAGACTGTACGCCATTCGAGCAAAACAAGAAGTTCTAGAAGAGAATATTCGACTTTTAAACACCTATGAGCGATTAGCACTAACATCTGTTGAAGTGGGCAAAGCGAGTGCGGTAGATGTATTGCGTTTACAAATACGTCAGAACGAAATGCAACAGAAAAAAGAAGTGCTGGAGGAAGAATATAGCGCAGAGCAAACCGTATTTAATAATTTATTGAATACCGATAAAAATGCACTGGTTACTATCCCTACAGAGATGAATATTCCCGAAATAGACCCTATAAATACTTTAGACGGTTTAGCATTAAACCCTGAATTACTCAAGTACGATAAGCTTTACGAATCTGTGGCACAATCAGAATTACTCAATCAGCGTGAAGGATTGCCTATGATAGGTTTTGGCGTGGATTATTTACCTGTTAGTGAGCGTACAGATGCATTTCCTAGCGATAATGGTAAAGATATTTTGATGCCTATGGTTTCAGTATCTATTCCCATTTTTAATAATCGGTATAAATCTATTTCTAAGCAAAATGAACTGCGACAGCAAGAAATCAACTTGCAAAAGGATGAGCGATTAAATGTGCTGGAGTCCGCTTTATCGAAAGCGGTGTCACAACGCAATCAATCCAGAATAGCATACAATACCCAAGAACAGAATTTAAAGCAAGCTAAAGATGCCGAACAAATTCTCATTAAGAATTATGAAACGGGAACCATCGATTTTAACGATGTGCTGGATATACAAGAGCTCCAACTCAAATTTGAGTTGAATCAGGTGGAATCCATACAGATATATTACATACAATCTGTACTTATTAATTACCTAGTCAACTAA
- a CDS encoding efflux RND transporter permease subunit: MLNKSIKFLIENKLVALLLLSLFVCWGIISTPFNWDTGILTSNPVAVDAIPDIGENQQIVFSKWAGRSPQDIEDQITYPLTTTLLGIPGVKTIRSSSMFGFSSIYIIFEENVEFYWTRSRILEKINSLPSGLLPDGVNPTLGPDATGLGQIYWYTLEGRDKDGNVTGGWDLQELRSIQDYYVKYGLASAGGVSEVASIGGYVQEYQIDVEPEKMRQYGIGLGDVVKAVKESNQDIGVQTLEMNQAEYLVRGLGYVKSISDLEDAVVTSKDYTSIHIKDIANVHLGPQTRRGILDKEGAEVVGGVVVARYGANPLEVINNVKEQIIEISSGLPSKVLKDGRTSQLTIVPFYDRTELIQETLHTLNEALTLEILITILVIIVMVFNLRASILISGLLPVAVLMVFIAMKLFNVDANIVALSGIAIAIGTMVDVGVILAENMIRHLEDEKLRFQENGVEYTTNEIIYNATAEVSGAILTAVLTTIISFLPVFTMIGAEGKLFRPLAFTKTMALTASLLIALFLIPPIAAFLFRKRNLKIGTTYFINGLLVILGCIAILYGYWLGLLLIAFGAVAFLKIRSFISSKQGNLINIILSTIAIVVLLAEYWRPLGFDRSIIMNLIFVSIICFGLLGVFTVFRRYYDQILRWALENRLLFLTIPTVVLILGVLIMRNTGKEFMPALNEGSFLLMPTSLPHAGVEENKRVLQQLDMAVASIPEIKTVVGKSGRTESALDPAPLSMYENMIQYKSEYMRNSNGERQRYKVNDDGLFVLNNDKYIINPNNDINDDAIYEASKLKTTATDRDLIVDDDGEYYRNWRPEIKSPDDIWNEIVRVTKFPGVTSAPKLQPIETRLVMLQTGMRAPMGIKVKGPDLKTIEDFGLQLETILKEVNGVKKQAVFADRIVGKPYLLIDIKRKQLARYGLTIMDVQEVLQVAVGGMSLTQTVEGRERYGVRVRYPRELRSNPEDLNNIYVPIKNGTQVPLGDLVDIRYEQGPQVIKSEDTFLIGYVLFDKLDGFAEVNVVESAQARIEQKIENGSLIVPQGVSYRFTGTYENQLRAEKTLSIVVPMALLIIFLILYFQFKSVSTSLMVFTGISVAFAGGFIMIWLYGQDWFFNFNLFGENLRTLFNMKTINLSVAVWVGFIALFGIATDDGVVMATYLTQTFDRENPADKRGIRLATIEAASKRIRPCLMTTVTTILALLPVLTSTGKGSDIMIPMAIPIFGGMIIDITSYFLVPVLYSWKKEYELKKVYK, translated from the coding sequence ATGCTAAATAAAAGCATTAAGTTTCTCATAGAAAATAAATTAGTCGCGCTATTATTACTCTCCCTTTTTGTGTGTTGGGGAATTATAAGCACTCCTTTTAATTGGGATACCGGTATTCTAACGTCGAATCCTGTTGCTGTAGATGCAATACCGGATATAGGAGAAAATCAACAAATAGTATTTAGCAAATGGGCTGGTAGGTCTCCTCAAGATATAGAGGACCAAATTACATACCCTTTGACTACCACCCTTTTGGGAATACCTGGCGTTAAAACTATTCGTAGTTCATCTATGTTTGGCTTTTCTAGTATATACATCATTTTTGAGGAGAATGTTGAATTTTACTGGACTAGAAGCCGCATTCTAGAGAAAATAAATTCCTTGCCAAGTGGTTTGCTTCCCGATGGTGTCAACCCCACATTAGGGCCTGATGCTACAGGATTAGGACAAATTTATTGGTACACTTTAGAAGGTCGCGATAAGGATGGTAATGTAACCGGAGGATGGGATTTACAAGAATTACGAAGCATCCAAGATTATTATGTAAAATATGGCTTGGCTTCTGCTGGTGGTGTTTCTGAAGTAGCGTCAATTGGGGGATATGTTCAAGAATATCAAATAGATGTCGAGCCTGAAAAAATGCGACAATATGGAATTGGCTTAGGCGATGTCGTTAAGGCGGTTAAGGAGTCTAATCAAGATATTGGTGTACAGACTCTAGAAATGAATCAGGCGGAGTATTTGGTTCGTGGCTTAGGTTATGTGAAATCCATTTCAGATTTAGAGGATGCAGTGGTTACTTCAAAAGACTATACCTCAATTCATATTAAAGATATCGCAAATGTTCATTTAGGACCTCAAACAAGAAGGGGTATTTTAGATAAAGAAGGCGCTGAAGTTGTAGGTGGCGTTGTAGTTGCTAGATATGGAGCCAATCCATTAGAAGTAATAAATAATGTCAAAGAACAGATTATTGAAATTTCATCGGGACTACCTTCAAAGGTTTTGAAAGATGGGCGTACATCGCAGTTAACCATTGTCCCATTTTATGATCGAACAGAACTTATTCAAGAAACCTTACACACGCTAAACGAAGCGCTTACGCTAGAAATTCTTATTACTATTCTTGTAATTATAGTCATGGTGTTCAATCTACGTGCATCTATACTTATTTCGGGTTTATTACCGGTTGCAGTATTGATGGTTTTCATTGCCATGAAACTGTTTAACGTAGACGCAAATATCGTTGCGTTATCTGGAATTGCAATCGCCATAGGTACTATGGTAGATGTGGGGGTAATACTCGCAGAGAATATGATTCGGCATTTAGAAGATGAGAAACTACGCTTTCAAGAAAACGGTGTAGAATATACTACCAATGAAATCATATATAACGCTACCGCCGAAGTCTCTGGGGCAATATTAACGGCTGTTCTAACTACGATTATTAGTTTTTTACCCGTATTTACAATGATTGGTGCAGAAGGTAAACTTTTTCGTCCACTAGCATTTACCAAGACCATGGCATTAACTGCATCTTTGCTAATTGCTCTTTTCTTGATACCACCAATTGCTGCTTTTCTTTTTAGAAAAAGAAATTTAAAAATAGGGACTACATATTTTATTAATGGATTATTAGTAATTCTAGGTTGTATCGCCATTCTTTATGGCTATTGGTTGGGTTTATTGTTAATTGCTTTTGGTGCTGTGGCTTTTTTAAAAATCAGGTCTTTTATCTCTTCGAAACAAGGGAATTTGATAAACATTATACTATCAACTATAGCAATTGTAGTCTTACTTGCAGAATACTGGAGACCACTTGGGTTTGATCGTAGCATTATCATGAATTTGATTTTTGTTTCAATTATTTGCTTCGGCCTATTGGGTGTATTTACAGTTTTTAGAAGGTATTATGACCAAATTCTTCGTTGGGCTTTAGAGAATCGACTTCTTTTCTTAACGATACCTACAGTGGTTTTAATACTGGGGGTTCTCATTATGAGAAATACGGGCAAAGAATTTATGCCTGCTCTTAATGAAGGCTCTTTTCTTTTGATGCCTACTTCTTTACCGCATGCTGGTGTTGAAGAAAATAAACGTGTTTTGCAACAACTAGATATGGCTGTTGCCAGTATTCCAGAAATAAAGACTGTGGTTGGTAAATCTGGTAGAACAGAATCTGCCCTTGACCCAGCTCCTTTATCTATGTACGAAAACATGATTCAGTATAAGTCTGAATATATGAGAAATAGTAATGGAGAAAGGCAACGTTACAAGGTAAACGATGACGGATTGTTTGTTCTTAATAATGATAAGTATATCATCAACCCGAACAATGACATAAATGATGATGCAATTTATGAGGCTTCAAAACTAAAAACAACAGCCACTGATAGGGATTTAATTGTTGATGACGATGGAGAATATTATCGAAACTGGCGACCAGAAATAAAAAGTCCGGATGATATTTGGAATGAAATAGTTAGAGTAACCAAATTTCCAGGTGTAACATCTGCCCCAAAATTACAGCCTATAGAAACTAGGCTTGTAATGTTACAGACCGGTATGCGAGCTCCTATGGGGATTAAGGTTAAAGGTCCCGACTTAAAAACTATTGAAGATTTCGGATTGCAATTGGAAACCATTTTAAAGGAGGTGAATGGTGTGAAGAAACAAGCTGTTTTTGCAGATCGCATCGTTGGTAAGCCCTATTTATTAATTGACATTAAGAGGAAGCAATTAGCCCGTTACGGATTAACCATAATGGACGTTCAAGAGGTGCTACAAGTAGCGGTTGGCGGTATGTCTCTTACGCAAACGGTAGAAGGTAGGGAACGATATGGAGTAAGAGTTCGTTACCCAAGAGAATTAAGGTCAAATCCAGAAGATTTGAATAATATCTATGTTCCCATAAAAAACGGTACACAAGTGCCACTTGGTGATCTTGTCGATATAAGATATGAACAAGGACCACAGGTTATTAAAAGTGAGGACACCTTTTTAATAGGTTATGTGTTGTTTGATAAATTAGATGGTTTTGCTGAAGTTAATGTTGTAGAAAGTGCACAAGCTCGAATTGAACAAAAAATCGAAAATGGTAGTTTAATAGTTCCGCAGGGTGTTAGTTATCGATTTACCGGAACCTATGAGAATCAGCTAAGGGCAGAGAAAACCCTATCAATCGTAGTGCCTATGGCGCTGTTAATTATTTTCTTGATATTATATTTTCAGTTTAAATCGGTATCCACATCATTAATGGTGTTTACCGGAATCTCGGTTGCCTTTGCTGGTGGCTTTATTATGATCTGGTTATATGGTCAAGATTGGTTTTTCAATTTTAATTTATTCGGAGAAAATTTACGGACACTTTTTAATATGAAAACCATTAACCTAAGTGTAGCTGTTTGGGTTGGATTTATTGCGCTGTTCGGTATTGCTACTGACGATGGTGTAGTTATGGCCACCTACCTGACCCAAACTTTTGATAGAGAAAACCCTGCTGATAAAAGAGGAATTAGACTAGCAACTATAGAAGCTGCAAGCAAGCGAATAAGACCTTGTTTAATGACAACTGTAACTACCATATTGGCGTTACTGCCTGTACTAACATCTACAGGAAAGGGAAGTGATATAATGATACCGATGGCCATACCCATATTTGGAGGAATGATTATAGATATAACTTCCTATTTTTTGGTTCCTGTTCTGTATAGCTGGAAAAAGGAATATGAACTTAAAAAAGTATACAAATGA
- a CDS encoding HYC_CC_PP family protein has protein sequence MKKFYHKILSVIMAFVVLLSTMSFTIDFHYCGDLLVDFSIVEQVKSCGMENVKTDCNNLDITQKSCCRDTQLIVEGAEDMKVSFEQLSFDQQLFIISFTYSYLNLFNGIDANTISFEDYAPPFVKQDVQVLYQIFLI, from the coding sequence GTGAAAAAGTTTTATCATAAAATATTATCGGTTATAATGGCTTTTGTAGTGTTGCTCTCTACAATGTCATTTACAATTGATTTTCATTATTGTGGTGACCTTTTAGTAGATTTTTCAATCGTTGAGCAGGTTAAGTCTTGCGGAATGGAAAACGTAAAGACTGACTGTAATAATTTAGATATCACGCAAAAGTCTTGTTGTAGAGATACTCAGTTAATAGTAGAAGGTGCAGAAGACATGAAAGTTTCATTTGAACAACTTTCTTTTGATCAACAGCTATTTATTATTTCATTTACCTATTCTTATTTAAATCTTTTTAATGGAATAGATGCTAACACTATTTCATTTGAGGATTATGCGCCTCCGTTTGTCAAACAGGATGTGCAAGTGCTGTACCAGATTTTCTTAATTTGA
- a CDS encoding acyltransferase family protein yields the protein MTNQKRLYQIDLFRFIAAMSVLLHHYLFRGYAEGNMSNIDFGEIGQFFKYGYLGVDFFFILSGFVISLSIKGNSLSKFLFSRITRLYPVYWLCVILTFLVILIFGAPRYFVTLKQLLFNLTMFQDYFGVDSIDGVYWSLVIEMRFYIMIALFLIANKLKKININTFIYIWILLSIFIVFLNQEIFLLRVIKYIFILEWSSYFIAGMVFLQIFNGVFKLKHVLLLSICLFLSYYNLNVRKEEFEIFYQVPHSITIKFTTVVIFFILMFLISKGKLNFLNSPKLLQLGLLTYPLYLIHQIIGFIIFNNLSDKVNKYTLLFSTTIIMILVSYVISKKIDPLLSSLLRKKLDLIYVWFKLRKSNV from the coding sequence ATGACCAACCAAAAAAGACTTTACCAAATCGATTTATTTCGATTTATTGCGGCAATGAGCGTTCTTTTGCATCACTATTTATTTAGAGGTTATGCGGAAGGTAATATGTCCAACATAGATTTTGGCGAAATAGGACAATTCTTTAAATACGGGTATCTAGGTGTAGACTTCTTTTTTATTCTAAGTGGTTTCGTAATATCATTATCAATTAAAGGTAATTCATTAAGTAAGTTTTTGTTTTCACGAATTACAAGGCTATATCCAGTTTATTGGCTATGTGTTATTTTAACTTTTTTGGTAATTCTTATATTTGGTGCTCCCAGATACTTTGTAACGTTAAAACAGCTATTATTTAATTTAACCATGTTTCAAGACTATTTTGGTGTAGACTCAATTGATGGGGTGTATTGGTCGCTTGTAATTGAAATGAGGTTTTATATTATGATCGCCTTATTTCTTATTGCTAATAAGTTAAAAAAAATTAATATAAACACCTTTATTTATATATGGATTTTACTTTCCATTTTTATAGTTTTTCTTAATCAAGAGATTTTTCTTTTACGAGTAATAAAATATATATTTATTTTAGAATGGAGTTCTTATTTTATTGCTGGCATGGTGTTTTTACAAATTTTTAATGGTGTTTTTAAATTAAAACATGTTCTGTTATTGTCTATTTGTTTATTTCTATCCTATTATAATTTAAATGTCAGAAAAGAGGAATTTGAAATTTTTTATCAAGTACCTCACTCAATTACTATTAAATTTACGACAGTTGTTATATTCTTTATTCTGATGTTTTTAATTTCTAAAGGAAAACTAAACTTTTTAAATTCACCGAAGCTTCTCCAACTTGGACTTCTTACTTATCCATTGTATTTGATACATCAAATTATTGGTTTTATTATTTTCAATAATTTAAGTGATAAAGTAAATAAGTACACTTTGCTTTTTTCAACTACTATTATAATGATATTGGTATCCTACGTAATTAGTAAGAAAATAGACCCTTTACTAAGTTCCTTATTGAGAAAAAAATTAGATTTGATTTACGTTTGGTTTAAGTTGCGGAAAAGTAATGTTTAA